In one Rhodococcus sp. B50 genomic region, the following are encoded:
- a CDS encoding DUF5336 domain-containing protein: protein MTFPAGASAQSKVVPLLLPLAVAVLGAVNFLLGLTPFVNITFGSQVALTSFDFGFAVVPLAFLLFGGASAALSLLPGQDLRAVAVAASGVGFVTSLFQLFHLPEDTGIAWGGVTILVLGFLQFALALVALLFGLGILVSGRSGGRSSLGSQQAAGQYPGFGGAPGSGQQQGFGATQGYGAQGYGQPQGYGAQQPGVAGGQSQFEASHPGHQAYPGQQGASGEYSGAQQYSGSQQYPGSQQYPGAQQYGGGQQYSGAQQFPGSQQYGGGAQYPGAQQYGAQPYSGGQQYSGGQQYTGAQPTQQYPVQESHTTPESNDRTDAPADRTESETHTTGTDHREDSGTSTTGDQDATQAFRAPDDQR from the coding sequence ATGACATTCCCCGCAGGCGCATCTGCCCAGAGCAAGGTGGTGCCGTTGCTGCTGCCACTCGCAGTGGCCGTGCTCGGTGCCGTGAACTTCCTGCTCGGACTCACCCCGTTCGTGAACATCACCTTCGGCTCCCAGGTGGCGCTCACTTCGTTCGATTTCGGCTTCGCCGTCGTGCCCCTGGCCTTCCTGCTCTTCGGTGGTGCGAGCGCCGCACTGTCGCTGCTGCCAGGCCAGGATCTGCGTGCCGTGGCCGTCGCGGCGTCGGGCGTCGGTTTCGTCACGTCGCTGTTCCAGCTCTTCCACCTGCCCGAGGACACCGGAATCGCGTGGGGCGGCGTGACGATCCTCGTTCTCGGATTCCTGCAGTTCGCGCTGGCGCTCGTGGCGTTGCTGTTCGGTCTCGGCATCCTTGTGTCGGGGCGGTCGGGTGGCCGCAGCTCGCTCGGATCGCAGCAGGCCGCCGGGCAGTACCCGGGATTCGGTGGTGCTCCGGGATCCGGTCAGCAGCAAGGCTTCGGTGCGACCCAGGGCTACGGCGCACAAGGTTACGGACAGCCGCAGGGGTACGGCGCCCAGCAGCCGGGAGTCGCCGGCGGGCAATCACAGTTCGAGGCTTCCCATCCCGGACATCAGGCGTATCCGGGCCAGCAGGGGGCGTCCGGGGAGTACTCCGGTGCCCAGCAGTACAGCGGGTCGCAGCAGTATCCGGGGTCGCAGCAGTATCCGGGCGCACAGCAGTACGGCGGAGGGCAGCAGTACAGCGGAGCGCAGCAGTTCCCGGGCTCCCAGCAGTACGGCGGGGGAGCACAGTACCCCGGTGCCCAGCAGTACGGCGCTCAGCCCTATTCGGGTGGCCAGCAGTACTCCGGTGGACAGCAGTACACGGGCGCGCAGCCGACCCAGCAGTACCCCGTGCAGGAGTCGCACACGACGCCGGAGTCGAACGATCGTACCGACGCCCCGGCCGACCGGACCGAGTCCGAGACCCACACCACGGGTACGGACCATCGCGAGGACTCCGGCACCTCCACGACCGGCGACCAGGACGCCACTCAGGCCTTCCGCGCCCCGGACGACCAGCGGTGA
- a CDS encoding IMPACT family protein, with product MPHTLAPGPDVVVETEVKHSRFLAAVRRVDTADAALAFVDEQRRLYPDARHHCWAFVVGDDQSMRAERSSDDGEPGGTAGIPMLQVLHHRDLVNVAVVVTRWFGGIKLGAGGLVRAYSGAVATALDEASLVERRQQEKFTLAIDHAEAGRVEAELRGRGVAVLDVAYADRVVLTVAGRERGELEGWVASLTSGAGELEPAGIDWIDA from the coding sequence ATGCCGCACACTCTCGCCCCCGGTCCCGATGTCGTGGTCGAGACGGAGGTCAAGCATTCGCGCTTCCTTGCGGCGGTTCGCCGTGTCGACACGGCCGACGCCGCGCTCGCCTTCGTCGACGAACAACGCCGACTGTATCCCGATGCCCGACACCACTGCTGGGCGTTCGTAGTGGGTGACGACCAGTCGATGCGTGCGGAGCGGTCGAGCGACGACGGGGAACCGGGCGGTACCGCCGGGATACCGATGCTGCAGGTCCTGCACCACCGGGATCTCGTGAATGTCGCGGTGGTGGTGACCCGCTGGTTCGGAGGGATCAAGCTCGGCGCGGGCGGTCTGGTGCGCGCGTACTCGGGCGCGGTCGCTACGGCACTGGACGAGGCGTCCCTCGTCGAGCGCCGGCAGCAGGAGAAGTTCACCCTCGCGATCGACCACGCCGAGGCGGGTCGTGTGGAGGCGGAACTGCGGGGACGGGGCGTCGCGGTGCTCGACGTCGCCTATGCGGACAGGGTGGTCCTCACTGTCGCGGGGCGCGAGCGCGGTGAGCTGGAGGGCTGGGTGGCGTCGCTGACGTCCGGTGCGGGCGAACTCGAACCCGCGGGCATCGACTGGATCGACGCCTGA
- the sucD gene encoding succinate--CoA ligase subunit alpha, producing MAIFLTKDSKVIVQGITGGEGTKHTALMLKAGTQVVGGVNARKAGTTVSHTDKDGNPVELPVFGSVAEAIKETGADVSIAFVPPAFSKDAIVEAIDAEIPLLVVITEGIPVQDSAYAWAYNVEKGNKTRIIGPNCPGIITPGEALVGITPANIAGKGPVGLVSKSGTLTYQMMYELREYGFSTAIGIGGDPVIGTTHIDAIEAFEKDPETKVIVMIGEIGGDAEERAADYIKANVTKPVVGYVAGFTAPEGKTMGHAGAIVSGSSGTAQAKKDALEAAGVKVGKTPSETAALAREILQSL from the coding sequence ATGGCAATCTTCCTTACCAAGGATTCCAAGGTCATCGTCCAGGGCATCACCGGCGGCGAGGGCACCAAGCACACCGCGCTCATGCTCAAGGCCGGAACCCAGGTCGTCGGCGGCGTGAACGCCCGCAAGGCCGGCACCACGGTTTCGCATACCGACAAGGACGGCAACCCGGTCGAGCTCCCCGTCTTCGGCTCCGTCGCCGAGGCCATCAAGGAGACCGGCGCCGACGTCTCGATCGCGTTCGTTCCCCCGGCCTTCTCGAAGGACGCCATCGTCGAGGCCATCGACGCGGAGATCCCGCTGCTCGTGGTCATCACCGAGGGCATCCCGGTGCAGGACTCCGCGTACGCGTGGGCCTACAACGTCGAGAAGGGCAACAAGACCCGCATCATCGGCCCCAACTGCCCCGGCATCATCACCCCGGGTGAGGCGCTCGTCGGCATCACCCCGGCGAACATCGCCGGCAAGGGCCCGGTCGGCCTCGTGTCCAAGTCGGGCACCCTGACCTACCAGATGATGTACGAGCTGCGCGAGTACGGCTTCTCCACTGCCATCGGCATCGGCGGCGACCCGGTCATCGGCACCACCCACATCGACGCCATCGAGGCGTTCGAGAAGGACCCGGAGACCAAGGTCATCGTCATGATCGGCGAGATCGGCGGCGACGCCGAGGAGCGCGCGGCCGATTACATCAAGGCCAACGTGACCAAGCCGGTCGTCGGCTACGTCGCGGGCTTCACCGCCCCCGAGGGCAAGACCATGGGCCACGCCGGCGCCATCGTCTCGGGCTCCTCGGGCACCGCTCAGGCCAAGAAGGACGCTCTCGAGGCGGCCGGCGTGAAGGTCGGCAAGACGCCGTCCGAGACCGCTGCGCTCGCTCGCGAGATCCTGCAGTCGCTGTAA
- the sucC gene encoding ADP-forming succinate--CoA ligase subunit beta produces MDLFEYQAKELFAKHDVPTSAGRVTDTVAGAREIAEEIGKPVMVKAQVKVGGRGKAGGVKYAATADDAQTHAENILGLDIKGHIVKKLLVAEASDIAEEYYISFLLDRTNRTYLAMCSVEGGMEIEEVAATKPERLAKVPVDAVKGVDLAFAREIAEKGHLPAEVLDAAAVTIQKLWEVFVKEDALLVEVNPLVRTPDDQILALDGKVTLDANADFRQPGHAEFEDKDATDPLELKAKENDLNYVKLDGEVGIIGNGAGLVMSTLDVVAYAGEKHGGVKPANFLDIGGGASASVMAAGLDVILNDAQVKSVFVNVFGGITACDAVANGIVKALEILGDEANKPLVVRLDGNNVDEGRRILDEANHPLVTVVATMDEAADKAAELAFAAK; encoded by the coding sequence ATGGATCTCTTCGAATATCAGGCGAAGGAACTCTTCGCCAAGCATGACGTGCCGACGTCGGCCGGCCGTGTTACCGACACTGTCGCCGGTGCCCGCGAGATCGCGGAGGAAATCGGCAAGCCGGTGATGGTCAAGGCCCAGGTCAAGGTCGGTGGCCGCGGCAAGGCCGGTGGCGTGAAGTACGCCGCCACCGCAGACGACGCGCAGACCCACGCCGAGAACATCCTCGGCCTCGACATCAAGGGTCACATCGTCAAGAAGCTCCTGGTCGCCGAGGCCAGCGACATCGCGGAGGAGTACTACATCTCCTTCCTGCTCGACCGCACCAACCGCACCTACCTGGCCATGTGCTCGGTCGAGGGCGGCATGGAGATCGAAGAGGTCGCCGCCACCAAGCCGGAGCGCCTCGCCAAGGTGCCCGTCGACGCCGTCAAGGGTGTCGACCTGGCCTTCGCGCGCGAGATCGCCGAGAAGGGCCACCTGCCCGCCGAGGTGCTCGACGCCGCAGCCGTGACCATCCAGAAGCTGTGGGAGGTCTTCGTCAAGGAAGACGCTCTCCTCGTGGAGGTCAACCCCCTCGTCCGTACCCCGGACGATCAGATCCTCGCCCTCGACGGCAAGGTCACCCTCGACGCCAACGCCGACTTCCGTCAGCCCGGCCACGCCGAGTTCGAGGACAAGGACGCCACGGATCCCCTCGAGCTCAAGGCCAAGGAGAACGACCTCAACTACGTCAAGCTCGACGGCGAGGTCGGCATCATCGGTAACGGCGCCGGCCTGGTCATGTCGACCCTCGACGTCGTCGCCTACGCAGGCGAGAAGCACGGCGGAGTCAAGCCCGCCAACTTCCTCGACATCGGCGGCGGCGCGTCCGCGTCCGTCATGGCTGCCGGTCTCGACGTCATCCTGAACGACGCGCAGGTCAAGAGCGTGTTCGTCAACGTCTTCGGTGGCATCACCGCGTGCGACGCGGTCGCGAACGGCATCGTCAAGGCCCTCGAGATCCTCGGCGACGAGGCCAACAAGCCGCTGGTCGTCCGCCTCGACGGCAACAACGTCGACGAGGGTCGCCGCATCCTCGACGAGGCCAACCACCCGCTGGTCACGGTCGTCGCCACCATGGACGAGGCTGCCGACAAGGCGGCCGAACTCGCCTTCGCAGCGAAGTAA
- a CDS encoding M23 family metallopeptidase → MAMRSGSPSAGSRTRRPESAPDDWNAWEAATLDFRNTGPGPEPTYYSDSHGHAVRFSRDHSENTDVTAPASRSGAHRLPTPPTALKGRAAVFAVAAGAVVAAGQAAANGGPGQRTEHSEVALAAGEADSSVITATAVPQAAQFAPSADVEPSQAPQVLNIADPNDLSQFSNLLAKGQRFSEERAAREAAARRPLFVLPAVGSFTSHFGARWGTLHAGIDIAGPIGTPILAVADGEVIDSGPASGFGMWIRLLHADGTVTVYGHIDQSLVTVGQRVMAGDQIATMGNRGFSTGPHLHFEVHLNGVDKIDPVPWLATRGIALGVQRD, encoded by the coding sequence ATGGCGATGCGCTCTGGCAGTCCGAGTGCCGGCAGCCGAACCCGCCGTCCCGAATCGGCCCCCGACGACTGGAACGCCTGGGAAGCCGCCACGCTCGACTTCCGTAACACCGGCCCCGGTCCCGAGCCGACCTACTACTCCGACTCCCACGGCCACGCTGTCCGCTTCTCGCGCGATCACTCCGAGAACACCGACGTCACCGCTCCCGCTTCCCGCAGCGGAGCACACCGACTTCCCACTCCCCCCACCGCCCTCAAGGGCCGTGCCGCCGTCTTCGCGGTCGCTGCCGGTGCCGTCGTGGCGGCCGGCCAGGCCGCAGCCAACGGTGGTCCGGGGCAGAGGACAGAACACTCCGAGGTCGCTCTCGCTGCCGGCGAAGCGGATTCGTCGGTCATCACCGCCACCGCCGTGCCCCAGGCCGCGCAGTTCGCACCGAGCGCCGACGTCGAGCCGTCGCAGGCTCCGCAGGTGCTCAACATCGCCGACCCCAACGACCTGTCGCAGTTCTCGAATCTACTGGCCAAGGGCCAGCGGTTCAGCGAGGAACGCGCTGCGCGTGAGGCCGCGGCCCGCCGTCCGCTGTTCGTGCTTCCCGCTGTGGGTTCGTTCACCTCGCACTTCGGTGCCCGCTGGGGCACACTCCACGCCGGCATCGACATCGCCGGCCCCATCGGCACCCCCATCCTCGCGGTCGCCGACGGTGAGGTCATCGACTCCGGCCCGGCCTCCGGCTTCGGCATGTGGATCCGACTCCTCCACGCCGACGGCACCGTCACCGTGTACGGGCACATCGACCAGTCCCTGGTGACCGTGGGTCAGCGGGTCATGGCCGGCGACCAGATCGCCACCATGGGCAATCGCGGCTTCTCCACCGGCCCGCACCTGCACTTCGAGGTGCACCTCAACGGCGTCGACAAGATCGACCCCGTCCCGTGGCTCGCGACCCGCGGCATCGCCCTCGGCGTCCAGCGCGACTGA
- the pcrA gene encoding DNA helicase PcrA, translating to MNTPVALAHSRPGSDALLEGLNPQQREAVTHEGAPLLIVAGAGSGKTAVLTRRIAYLLAERGVAPGQVLAITFTNKAAAEMRERVAALVGPRANAMWVSTFHSSCVRILRAQAALLTGMNSNFTIYDADDSRRLLTMIAKDLELDSKKYSARLLSTQISNLKNELIGPDEAAHEAETDSAATELTRVVARVYAHYQQRLRTANAFDFDDLIGETVALLQAHPQVAEYYRRRFRHVLVDEYQDTNHAQYVLVRTLVGDPEEESAVPPSELCVVGDADQSIYAFRGATIRNIEEFERDYPQARTILLEQNYRSTQNILSAANSVISKNAGRREKRLWTDSGEGELITGYVADNEHDEARFVAAEIDRLVDGGDTTYSDIAVFYRTNNASRAFEDVFIRHGVPYKVVGGVRFYERKEVRDIVAYLKVLDNPDDTVSLRRILNTPRRGIGDRAEACVAVHAERLGVSFGQALTDAAAGKVALLNTRAQKAIAGFVEMMDGLRTMLVASDADGNDMVDIGDVVDAILERTGYSAELSASDDPQDGARLDNLHELVSVAREFSADVRNAAGIVDDEREEGDPEPGSLAAFLEKVSLVADADQIPENEAGVVTLMTLHTAKGLEFPVVFVTGWEDGQFPHMRALGDPAELSEERRLAYVGLTRARRRLYLSRAVLRSSWGQPLTNPESRFLQEIPQHLIDWRRLEPTPARGQAIGSGTGSRFGAGEGRGSSSTPSFGAARGRNNHLVLAVGDRVSHDKYGLGTVLETRGSGPTATVVIDFGSAGKVRLMLVGGVPMVKL from the coding sequence ATGAACACTCCCGTCGCGCTCGCACACTCCCGCCCCGGATCCGATGCTCTTCTCGAAGGACTCAATCCGCAGCAGCGGGAAGCGGTCACACACGAAGGAGCCCCGCTGCTCATCGTCGCGGGTGCCGGCTCCGGCAAGACGGCCGTGCTCACGCGACGCATCGCCTATCTGCTGGCCGAGCGCGGCGTCGCCCCCGGGCAGGTGCTCGCCATCACGTTCACCAACAAGGCTGCCGCCGAGATGCGCGAGCGAGTGGCGGCCCTGGTGGGGCCGCGCGCGAACGCGATGTGGGTCTCGACCTTCCACTCCAGCTGTGTCCGGATCCTCCGCGCCCAGGCCGCTCTGCTCACGGGCATGAATTCGAATTTCACGATCTACGACGCCGACGATTCCCGTCGTCTGCTCACGATGATCGCGAAGGATCTCGAACTCGACAGTAAGAAGTACTCCGCCCGGTTGCTGTCCACGCAGATCTCGAACCTGAAGAACGAGCTGATCGGGCCGGACGAGGCCGCGCACGAGGCGGAGACCGATTCGGCGGCGACCGAACTCACCCGCGTCGTCGCGCGGGTCTACGCGCACTACCAGCAGCGCCTGCGCACGGCGAACGCCTTCGACTTCGACGACCTCATCGGCGAGACGGTGGCACTGCTGCAGGCACATCCGCAGGTCGCCGAGTACTACCGGCGCCGGTTCCGTCACGTGCTCGTCGACGAGTACCAGGACACCAACCACGCGCAGTACGTGCTGGTGCGCACCCTCGTGGGCGATCCGGAGGAGGAATCCGCCGTTCCCCCGAGCGAATTGTGCGTGGTGGGCGACGCCGACCAGTCCATCTACGCCTTCCGCGGCGCCACGATCCGCAACATCGAAGAGTTCGAACGCGACTATCCACAGGCCCGCACGATCCTGCTCGAACAGAACTACCGCTCCACCCAGAACATCCTGTCGGCGGCGAATTCCGTGATCTCCAAGAACGCGGGTCGCCGCGAGAAGCGGTTGTGGACCGATTCGGGTGAGGGCGAACTCATCACCGGTTACGTCGCCGACAACGAGCACGACGAGGCGCGGTTCGTCGCAGCCGAGATCGACCGCCTCGTCGACGGCGGAGACACCACCTATTCCGACATCGCGGTGTTCTACCGCACCAACAACGCCTCCCGAGCGTTCGAGGACGTCTTCATCCGGCACGGTGTGCCCTACAAGGTGGTCGGCGGTGTGCGGTTCTACGAGCGCAAGGAGGTGCGCGACATCGTCGCGTACCTGAAGGTGCTCGACAATCCGGACGACACGGTGAGCCTGCGGCGTATCCTCAACACCCCTCGTCGCGGTATCGGTGATCGTGCCGAGGCGTGCGTGGCGGTCCATGCCGAGCGCCTCGGTGTGAGTTTCGGGCAGGCCCTCACCGACGCCGCTGCCGGCAAGGTCGCGTTGCTGAACACGCGGGCGCAGAAGGCGATCGCCGGATTCGTCGAGATGATGGACGGCCTGCGGACGATGCTCGTCGCGAGCGACGCCGACGGCAACGACATGGTCGACATCGGCGACGTGGTCGATGCGATCCTCGAACGCACCGGATACAGCGCCGAGTTGTCGGCGAGCGACGATCCCCAGGACGGCGCCCGTCTCGACAACCTTCACGAACTTGTCAGTGTGGCAAGGGAATTCAGTGCCGACGTTCGCAACGCGGCCGGGATCGTCGACGACGAACGTGAGGAGGGCGATCCCGAACCGGGGTCACTCGCAGCGTTCCTCGAGAAGGTCTCGCTCGTCGCCGATGCCGACCAGATCCCCGAGAACGAGGCCGGTGTCGTCACGCTGATGACGCTGCACACCGCGAAGGGCCTCGAGTTCCCGGTCGTCTTCGTCACCGGCTGGGAGGACGGCCAGTTCCCGCACATGCGCGCCCTCGGCGACCCGGCCGAACTGTCGGAGGAGCGACGACTCGCGTATGTGGGCCTCACCCGCGCCCGGCGTCGTCTCTACCTCTCGCGGGCCGTGCTGCGATCGTCCTGGGGGCAGCCGCTCACCAATCCGGAATCCCGTTTCCTGCAAGAGATTCCGCAGCATCTCATCGATTGGCGACGCCTCGAGCCCACGCCCGCGCGCGGGCAGGCGATCGGTTCGGGCACGGGCTCGCGCTTCGGTGCGGGCGAGGGGCGAGGTTCGTCGAGCACACCGAGTTTCGGTGCGGCCCGCGGACGCAACAACCACTTGGTGCTCGCCGTGGGCGATCGGGTCAGCCACGACAAGTACGGCCTGGGAACGGTGCTCGAAACCCGCGGGTCGGGCCCCACGGCCACCGTCGTGATCGATTTCGGTAGTGCCGGCAAGGTGCGGCTGATGCTGGTCGGCGGCGTGCCGATGGTGAAGCTGTGA
- a CDS encoding chorismate mutase, with protein sequence MSTHIDSSLSGEPAEADDAGVPTEAEIEELRKEIDRLDAEILAAVKRRTEVSRMIGRTRMASGGTRLVHSREMKVLERFSELGQEGHTLAMLLLRLGRGRLGH encoded by the coding sequence ATGAGCACGCACATCGATTCTTCCCTTTCCGGCGAGCCGGCAGAAGCCGACGACGCCGGAGTGCCCACCGAAGCCGAGATCGAGGAGCTCCGCAAGGAGATCGATCGCCTCGACGCCGAGATCCTGGCTGCGGTCAAGCGGCGCACCGAGGTCTCCCGCATGATCGGGCGTACCCGGATGGCATCCGGCGGTACCCGCCTCGTGCACAGCCGCGAGATGAAGGTCCTCGAGCGGTTCAGCGAACTGGGCCAGGAAGGCCACACCCTGGCGATGCTGCTGCTCCGCCTCGGGCGTGGCCGTCTGGGTCACTGA
- a CDS encoding NAD-dependent succinate-semialdehyde dehydrogenase: MDAAELIRSVPTDLFLGGQWVAAENGATFGVHDPATGEELARVADAGPGDAMRALDAAVAAGPAWAATPPRERAELLRTVWQKITDRADDFALLMTLEMGKALPESRSEVTYGAEFLRWFSEEAVRIAGRYTPAPAGTGRVLVTKQPVGPCLAITPWNFPLAMGTRKIGPALAAGCTIIVKPASETPLTIQLLAQLFDEAGLPAGVLSVLPSSHASEVTGPLLEDPRLRKLTFTGSTEVGRTLAEKAGRSLLRTSLELGGNAPFVVFEDADLDAAVEGAVAAKLRNGGEACTAANRFHVHNSVREQFVAKLTERMASYRLGPGTQPDATLGPLVNEKQQKTVIELVQDAVSAGASVRLGGEAADGPGWFYPATVLDDVPQQARILQEEVFGPVAAVTGFDTEEEALAAANDTRYGLAAYIFTRDLDRALRVSHALETGIVGVNRGIVSDVAAPFGGIKDSGLGREGGLEGIEEFLETKYIALQ; the protein is encoded by the coding sequence ATGGATGCTGCAGAACTGATTCGGTCCGTCCCCACCGACCTGTTCCTCGGCGGTCAATGGGTTGCGGCCGAGAACGGAGCCACTTTCGGAGTCCACGATCCCGCGACCGGCGAAGAACTCGCACGTGTCGCCGATGCCGGGCCCGGTGATGCCATGCGGGCCCTCGATGCGGCCGTGGCGGCCGGTCCGGCATGGGCCGCGACCCCGCCGCGCGAACGCGCCGAACTACTGCGGACGGTATGGCAGAAGATCACCGACCGCGCCGACGACTTCGCGCTGCTCATGACCCTCGAAATGGGTAAAGCTCTGCCGGAGAGCCGGTCCGAAGTGACCTACGGGGCCGAGTTCCTGCGGTGGTTCTCCGAGGAGGCCGTCCGCATCGCCGGTCGCTACACACCCGCCCCGGCCGGCACCGGGCGCGTCCTCGTGACCAAACAACCCGTCGGCCCCTGCCTGGCCATCACGCCGTGGAACTTCCCGCTCGCGATGGGCACCCGCAAGATCGGCCCCGCCCTCGCGGCGGGCTGCACGATCATCGTCAAACCCGCTTCCGAGACACCGCTCACCATCCAGTTGCTCGCACAACTCTTCGACGAGGCAGGGCTGCCCGCCGGCGTCCTGTCGGTACTGCCGTCCTCGCACGCGAGTGAGGTCACCGGTCCGCTCCTCGAGGATCCCCGATTGCGCAAGCTCACCTTCACCGGCTCCACCGAGGTGGGACGCACGCTCGCCGAGAAAGCCGGTCGATCACTGCTGCGCACCTCGCTCGAACTGGGTGGCAACGCGCCGTTCGTCGTCTTCGAGGACGCCGATCTCGACGCGGCCGTCGAGGGCGCGGTGGCAGCCAAGCTGCGCAACGGGGGAGAGGCCTGCACGGCCGCGAACCGCTTCCACGTCCACAATTCGGTGCGCGAACAGTTCGTCGCCAAGCTCACCGAGCGCATGGCGTCGTACAGGCTCGGACCGGGAACGCAGCCCGACGCGACGCTGGGTCCGCTCGTCAACGAGAAGCAGCAGAAGACCGTGATCGAACTCGTGCAGGACGCGGTGTCGGCGGGCGCCTCGGTGCGACTGGGCGGTGAAGCTGCGGACGGTCCGGGATGGTTCTATCCCGCCACCGTGCTCGACGACGTGCCGCAGCAGGCCCGCATCCTCCAGGAAGAGGTGTTCGGGCCGGTCGCGGCCGTCACCGGCTTCGACACCGAGGAGGAGGCGCTCGCGGCCGCGAACGACACCCGATACGGGCTCGCCGCCTACATCTTCACGCGCGACCTCGACCGGGCCCTACGCGTGTCGCATGCGCTCGAAACCGGCATCGTGGGTGTGAACCGCGGTATCGTCTCCGATGTCGCGGCACCGTTCGGCGGAATCAAGGATTCCGGGCTGGGACGCGAGGGCGGCCTCGAGGGCATCGAAGAATTCCTCGAGACCAAGTACATCGCCCTGCAGTGA
- the pgi gene encoding glucose-6-phosphate isomerase yields the protein MSDVTATAPWKALEDHRDRLESVSLRQLFGTEPGRVSTLTIRAGELVVDLSKQRLDTAVLDTLFELAEQSGVAAARTAMLTGEHINSTEDRAVLHTALRLPRDAELVVDGVDVVAQVHAVLDRMGEFCERVRSGDWRGATGQPIATVVNIGIGGSDLGPAMVTGALRRFHDGPATRFVANVDPADLTAALAGLDPATTLFVVASKTFSTLETLSNATAARRWLVDALGEDAVAAHFVAVSTHTERVVEFGIDPAHMFEFWDWVGGRYSVGSAIGLAVMCAIGRERFAQFLAGMHSIDDHFATADPAHNAPLLAGLIGVWNASILGYRSRAVVPYSQDLARLPAYLQQLTMESNGKSVRADGTPVSCPTGEVFWGEPGTNGQHAFFQLLHQGTEIVPVDFLGLARSGDDLPARDGATGMQVLVLANMFAQAQVLAFGRDAAEVRAEGVDEALVAHKVMPGNRPSTTILAPELTPSVVGQIIAFYEHQTFVQGIVWGIDSFDQWGVELGKTQATALQAVLAGDDSPDTGDASTDQLIETYRTLRDRA from the coding sequence ATGAGCGACGTAACCGCAACGGCACCGTGGAAGGCTCTGGAAGACCATCGCGACCGGCTCGAATCGGTGTCGCTGCGGCAGTTGTTCGGCACCGAACCCGGCCGGGTCTCGACGCTGACGATCCGCGCCGGCGAGCTGGTGGTCGATCTCAGCAAACAACGCCTCGACACCGCGGTGCTGGACACCTTGTTCGAGCTCGCCGAGCAGAGCGGTGTCGCCGCGGCCCGCACGGCGATGCTCACCGGTGAGCACATCAACAGCACCGAGGACCGGGCAGTGCTGCACACCGCGCTGCGTCTGCCGCGCGATGCGGAGTTGGTGGTCGACGGGGTCGATGTCGTCGCGCAGGTGCATGCGGTGCTCGACCGGATGGGCGAGTTCTGCGAGCGGGTCCGCAGCGGCGACTGGCGCGGGGCGACCGGGCAGCCGATCGCCACGGTGGTCAACATCGGCATCGGCGGCTCCGATCTCGGGCCGGCGATGGTCACCGGTGCGCTGCGGCGTTTTCACGACGGGCCGGCGACCCGGTTCGTCGCCAATGTCGACCCGGCCGATCTGACCGCCGCCCTGGCCGGCCTGGACCCGGCGACCACCCTGTTCGTGGTGGCGTCGAAGACCTTCTCCACCCTCGAAACCCTGTCCAACGCCACCGCCGCGCGCCGCTGGCTGGTCGACGCCCTGGGCGAGGACGCGGTCGCCGCGCATTTCGTGGCGGTGTCCACGCACACCGAGCGGGTCGTCGAGTTCGGCATCGACCCGGCGCACATGTTCGAATTCTGGGACTGGGTCGGCGGGCGTTATTCGGTGGGCTCGGCGATCGGGCTGGCGGTGATGTGCGCGATCGGCCGGGAACGGTTCGCGCAGTTCCTCGCCGGCATGCACAGCATCGACGACCACTTCGCCACCGCCGACCCGGCACACAATGCGCCGTTGCTGGCCGGGTTGATCGGGGTGTGGAACGCGAGCATCCTCGGTTACCGGTCGCGGGCGGTGGTGCCGTATTCCCAGGATCTGGCGCGGTTGCCGGCCTATCTGCAGCAGCTGACCATGGAATCGAACGGCAAGTCGGTGCGCGCCGACGGCACACCGGTCTCGTGCCCGACCGGGGAGGTGTTCTGGGGCGAGCCCGGCACGAACGGTCAGCACGCGTTTTTCCAGCTGTTGCATCAGGGCACCGAGATCGTGCCGGTCGATTTCCTCGGCCTCGCCCGCAGCGGGGACGATCTGCCCGCCCGCGACGGCGCCACCGGCATGCAGGTGCTGGTGCTGGCGAACATGTTCGCCCAGGCCCAAGTCCTCGCCTTCGGCCGTGACGCCGCCGAGGTGCGCGCCGAGGGCGTCGACGAGGCGCTGGTGGCGCACAAGGTGATGCCCGGCAACCGGCCCTCGACGACGATCCTCGCCCCGGAACTGACCCCGTCGGTGGTGGGGCAGATCATCGCGTTCTACGAGCACCAGACCTTCGTCCAAGGCATCGTCTGGGGGATCGACTCGTTCGATCAATGGGGCGTCGAACTCGGCAAGACCCAGGCCACCGCCCTGCAGGCGGTCCTCGCCGGCGACGACAGCCCGGACACCGGGGACGCCTCCACCGACCAGCTGATCGAGACCTACCGCACCCTGCGCGATCGGGCGTGA